ttgctgatcaatcttctggggatcccgaaccttgtaatgatgtggtctcgaatgaaatttgctacagctgccccagtagcttttttcaaagggatggcctctacccattttgtaaagtactccgtggctgccaggatccatatataaccattggatggaggaTTTATGGGCCCCATGAGAtcgagcccccaagtatgaaaaggccatggcgtcgtcatatcctataggacatttgggtgagtgtgaattgcatctcctaggacttggcaagcatgacatgttttgaccagctcctcagagtctcttttcatcattggccagtaatatcccaacaacaatAACTGCTTATACAGTCTTCTCTTTCCTGGGTGACTTCCGCAATCTCCAGAGTGCAcctctctgactacttctctagcttcctttggtcccaggcacctgaggggatccccatggtattcctttttgaataaaatgtcgtTCTGCAAGAAATACCTGCTCGATAgttttttgagcttgtgggccagttcCCTGTCGGTTGGCAGGACCCCCcgagccaggtatcctatgaaaggaacccaccaatcttctgcaataaacaccgcgtagctttcttctttatcaattgccaaacgacattcctggcatttctcctgtatgattgctgcttccttgtccatatccggccagtaataccccatgcgttgcatccttctgtataggctaagtttttctgcaactccacatgcttgggcgtgtaattcttctagtttcgcctttccttccttctcggcGATACATCTGGACAGTATTCCTCCTGGCAGTCTCTTATATAACTCTCCTTCTATCTGAatgtaatccattagttctttgatgttccctctggggcttgcctctttcatcctttctttgattccgtccctccagtcccactgtttggattccccggggtacatcccttggaggatccttacaatagaatgttcctgccttcctatttttatcagcgtatccTTCCCAtcaaatggtatttgggatcctaGGGTGGCGAGAGCATCTGCGAacttgttttcacttctttgggTGTATTCTATGCTGAAGGTTTGAAATTTcatctccagcctttgtgcccaagtcctgtaggctgctaagctttgttcccgtaatgcaaagtcacctttcactttggagactacaagattagaatctcccaacactctcatatgtttcactcctatgctgagtgctatagtcaacccagttaagtatgcctcatattcagctgcattattagagcatgagaaaccaagcttgaaggaCAGGGGCATGGTATCCCCATTTTCgcagcttagtacaattcctaccccatttgaagtcgCTGTGGCTgacccgtcaaacctcatggtccatttcttccctggaATCTCCATCACTActacctcaccagggatttcttcactcagcgggccttcttcttttcctgggaattgagctagcaaatctgctatggcctggctcttgacagccttgggagtttttatacttatatcatattgtgagagcaacactagccattgtgctatccttcccgtgagaaggggctggtgcaggagtgcttttatggggtgggatTTGGTCaccaagaggatttggtgagctgagaagtacctcttcaacctttgtGATGCATAAACGATtactaggcaggctttctctattctggggtacctggtctcggtatccttgagtgttctgcttacataatatataggctgctcatttccttggtcatcttcttgtgccagcaaagctcctatcgcctgagagtttgatgctaggtatagcaacagaggtcgcccacgtactggtgcctggagggtgggcagatgattcataatgccctgaattctttgaaaagcttcctgctgctccgttccccaggtaaattcatttcccttttttaaTAGCTTGGATAAGCCTGCTGTAGCTGAGGCTAAACCAGGCACAAACCTCCTgatataggagacccttcccaggaagcttttgagttccctaacagtagttggtcttctcatcgtggcaatagctgtggccttggctgggtccacgcttatgcctttgtgatgtaccaggaacccaaggaactttccagcagacactccaaaggcacacttcatggggttcatacgtaacttgtatttcctgcatctttcaaagacttgctcaagaacttggaaatgtcctgttctggtttttgacttgaccacaatatcgtctacataatcttccatctcctcatgcatcatgtcgTGGAAAATGACTGTCATGGTCCGTTGATACGTAGCCCctgcatttttgaggccaaagggcattacagtgtagtaaaagttcccaatcggagttctgaatgccatcttttctgcatctttggctgccatacggatttggttgtatccactgtacccatccataaacgAGAACATTGAAtttcctgcagctgaatctacaaggaggtcgatattgggcaaggggaactcatctttaggacatgccttgtttaagttgcgaaagtctacacaacaacggatctgaccatttttcttcttcacaggtacaatgttggaaagccattttgggtgttggatgggtttgataaaaccagctgttagtaaTTTCTTGCCTTCTTGGACTATTTGAGCTTTtacctcagtgtggaagaccctagctggttggactactggcctcatccctgggtccacattaagagaatggactaccaactctgggtctagacctggcatctcatcataggtccatgcaaacacatctctgtatttttgaagcaaggttatcaattgttctctttcttgagccaccaattgactgctaatgaagacaggttttcgggatcctggttctgtccccaagtctacttcctttaattcttcctcaggctgaatctgggcctccttaactggttcttctgggatttcttcttgggccatcatgcagctcggtggtccgggaccttcctgcacaatgcattcgggtcccgcgcaccttcacaaatGATAAATTagccttcccccaggttcccgcaccaccacacattctcagaatcctgaagagctgggctctctcttttttctttttctttctagaaggtttcttaggtcacgggtgccccttcctccttcttcttcttctaggacaGGTGCCCCCGGGGTCCCCAGGGCGGGGTTCTCATCATCTGactccaactcatcataaaaaatcgtttctgcaaagttcacttctccttggctgaaaggattatgattggcagggatccttatgagcctcccattcagtctccctttaatgcattgatggaacgtggatggaataaggcgatgtttatgaagtcacgggcgtcccagcaacacgtgataagaaacttctgcattaatcacatgaaatcttgtcagagctactatcggccccacccttaaggctagttgcacgtatccttctgttgactctactgatcctccaaatcctgttatctccatgggagtccccaggatccttctgtcaactaagccaatagcttccagggtacttaaggctatgaggttgagtgatgcccccgtatccaccagtgctcttctgacttgaacgccgtttatggtggccattagataaaggggtctacggtggtctgggtgctcaatctccatgtcttcatcagtgaaggttattgcgTTGGTTGtttccaggaaagctcgactagcatgtgactcagctgtaaagcattccatccctgaatctgctgctatgctcatgagagactctgtggccaccctccttgcttctggtccgaatcctaattgattgaatagtgacctgaacttgaGATTTTTCTGGAGGGTtctgactgtgctcgggtggaaggatccttcagattctcctgcttctgccgggttcccgTGTATTACCactgctaccaccccttttcctttgtggttaggtaaggggttcctctgcacttccggctccttctgagtgagctccagggttccttctctcaactttttgtggaagagtctgcgaagggtccagcaatccttggtggagtgcttgacataattatggattctgcaaaataaagggttcttcctttcttcttctgttggtggcctggacacagtgaatggcctgaccaccccatctccaatccacttgtctaggacatggcttaattcctcagctgtacatgggatcactggtggttcctcaaacaccttcccatctggtctcttccttttctctcctgctgatgctgtcatagcCTGGGATGCGAGCAGCCTTTTTGTTTTCATGGTTTGCGCCGTCCTTTTGGTTCTCTGTAGCAGGTCAGCAAATTGtgtgatacataaattttcaaggttaagcctgtaatcaaaaagcatgttggctacacaggtttccacgagctctttttcttcatggtctccataGCAGTCTAAGGATACATCTtcgaatcttttgatgaattgaacaggatcttctccaggtctctgcctcaccatttgcaggttctggaaagtgattttgtcttcaccagggtaatatttggtgcagaatttttccatcatctcatcccaggttttgatggacccgGATCTCagtgtggtgtaccaagtgtatgccctatctactaaggatttggcgaattcccttagacataattctttgtctcctgcataggggcccatagtgtgaacaaacctactcacatgttccacggcacttccattccttccatcgaaaggatggaactttgggggttcgtaccccttaaggtatggtttgccaagaagttctggagggaacgggggatcccgagagaattgcttggggacccctgagagtttttccctttcttgctccagaagggcattgacgtctgccagtgtcaagtactgagggttggcccttcctcccactgctgaccctccttctggctgcgtcccatcttggtggccagtagggggaatattgtctctgacttcctgtgtcctgccttctttgagaagacgaacttcttactccagatcctttaacattgctgtcattctggccattaggtctggttcctgccttgcgtgtctttgttctgacaccACTTCCTGTTCTACCAAGGGTATCCCACCTCCTTGTCTGGAGATttcctcgttttctcctacaggctcagaggccgtaggtggcacattagttcccttactgtttctttgtctcggaggcattctctgtgaagggttgcttcttccttcttctttgcccagtccccagtggagtcgccaaaatgtgagagtgcctttttcaggatactcaagcccaaggatcctgggcctgaatgaaaaggaaggatttggtggaccgggccttgattcaccgcagctaacgagctgtttaagaatcaagtgaatgcagagaatactcctgacaatatacagaaagacaacaaacaaggatatcgaggagtaccaaaattaacaacgtaagttcagaaggaaaaacaaagcaggattagcaaaacgataaaacaaagaaatagtgCTATGAGGATCCTGCGAATTATTaagcagtgtttcattaataagttatctgttttgattacagaaagctcactaggacgtgatacaaggtccaatcaagctcaaaaattgcagtcttgaatggctatttcagccttcaaaacttgcaaagtttgattctcgttgaatccgagtatgtgcaatagtgacctttacaggatatcgggaagcagtatttgttcttcccttaatatttttctttctgcatagATTTTTCTGACGGTTCTTCCaggagaatttcttctttcttgtgtttctttttctttttctcgctaccttcttcacaacccgtcccctccttttataatggagtttttctgggtgtcccgggttcccctgttttgttcttttgcaaacagagcatgttttGTCCCTGTcgcctcggtaagtccctttgccgttttctctcattctttccttctcttggttctggttccttcgaaagcttctggttggccatcctctttgggacgtgctgaggtatgcccttctcggcatccccatttctggcgcattcctcttttccctttctttcctatttgggcggaatcctgttctgccatttttgaaagtcattcgttgccattcttcttccctgtcctgatTCCCCGAGGCtcttttgctgtctgtgccatgagaggtcgcttgcatttcttgtttttttcttttcctgtcttctttctaccgatctgtcccagtcttcctttttattcatgcttgaagggatttgaggatcctcgcttctttatattttgtcgtggtctctttttgggatgcttcttccttttctgggcttcaggatcctctgggccttccttttgtcccccatgggtcatccgtgcctattacttttgggcttagcctgagatttttccttttgggcttgacttgttcttttgttttgggcttatttcattatgaccttttttttagacctcaacataaGTTTTCTTGGTTCtgattgtttatattttttaaagatctcgtttttatttatttatttttttttgaagaaaaatttatagatctctCTTTAAGTACATAATTTGAGCTTTCAACATCAATTTAGACCAAGTTCCAATATTTGAATTTCCCCCTCTACTAATGAAATAAGTTGAATTAGGCTccaatttgtaattttctttgttcctattatttataatttttttatagatctttttttttttttttgaggtaaattTTATAGATCTCTCTTAAGTACATTTTGAGCTTTTAACATTAATTCAAAGGTCctcaaaatacaaaatcaaaaaccaaataaaagacatatatctaataatttttctacACCACCACCATTTATCATTATTTGATGATATAGTCTATCATAAATTGTAAATAATTACTTTCATAtaaacttatcattttttttttttactatttattatcaaacaacttataattattactgtgatgccccaatttaattgattgtgtgatgtgtgtggatgtgtgatgagtcccacatcgggtatttattgGGTTGAACtggactttattaacaactgcaagaagcctcaattgtgactattCCTTTTGTGGTATAGCGCAGATAttgctagcgcttttccttgggtcgttacatatggtatcggAGCTGGCCCGGTAACCCCATGTGGGTTCGGAGACACTActccacaaagtgggccctaacgaggccGTTAgagatttaagtgggggagattgtgatgccctaatttgattgattttgtgatgtgtgtaggtgtgtgatgagtcccacatcagaTATTTATTGGGTTGAATTGgattttattaacaactgcaaggagATGTTGAGATGTTTACCTCTTAGAGATATCTAAGATTGtatgacaaaaaaatataagaaagcaATTAGCCAATTAGTTTGTAGTAATAGAGTAATATATAGCTGCGTCGTGACCCAGTTATAGTTCGACGCTATTAAccagaaaaaaattttgaacatagAAAATTATGAATACAGAATGGGTCAGCCAATAAAATTaattcccccaaaaaaaatatgaaaagtcaGCCAATACGAATGGATCAGGCCAGTCAACCTTTGAATTCAACATTTTTCTGTTGCTGACTCAGTTATAGTTCCACACTATAATAAGCGTTGAGAGCCTCATCACCTTCATTcaaaacctttctttttctataacaTATATACACAAGAACCAAAAGAGAAAACCTCTCAATCAAATGGCTTCAGTTCTTCTATTaccttcgtcttcttcttcatgtTGTTGTTCAAGGAAAATCAATGCCGCTATTCATGTCCCAAATcttccaaaactctctctctcacttccaAAAATACCAATGAGAAATCTAGGTGAGGAACTGAATATAAGAGACGGGTTCATAAACACAATCCCAGTAGAAAAGATCAATGATAGATCACACAACTCTAGTACAAATATTGTTACCACTCAACTCTATGCTCTCTTGGCGGCCGTTGCTGATAGAGTAGAGATGCACGCCAACATTGGAGAACAACGTGACaattggaacacccttcttcTAAACTCCATCAACATGATAACTCTCACAGCTGCAACAATGGCTGGTGTTGCAGCCACAGCTGGTGGCATTGGAATGCCCCTTTTGGCTTTGAAATTATCGTCTACTCTTTTGTATTCCGCGGCCACCGGAATGTTGCTAATAATGAACAAAATTCAGCCTTCACAGCTTGCTGAAGAACAACGTAATGCTACAAGATTGTTCAAGCAGCTCCAGAGCCAAATCCAAACCTTGCTCGCCATTGGAACTCCAACTCAAGAAGATGTGAAGGAGGTGATGGAAAAAGTTTTGGCCCTTGATAAAGCCTACCCACTTCCCTTGCTTGGTGCAATGCTTGAAAAATTCCCTGCAAAGTTTGAGCCAGCTGTTTGGTGGCCTAAAAATCAAGtactacaaaagaaaaactttttacATGAAGGAAAACAATGTGACAATGGATGGAGTGAGGAACTTGAAATGGAAATGCGAGAGATTGTTAAGGTGGTGGAGAGAGAAGACATTGAGGACTATGTAAGACTTGGCAACTTGGCATTGAAGATCAACAAGACTTTAGCTATCTCAGGTCCATTACTCACAGGCATTGCAGCATTGGGCTCAGCTTTTGTTGGTAATGGATCATGGGCACCAATAGTAGCAGTGGCTGCTGGGGCTTTAGCTAGCACAGTAAATGCTTTTGAGCATGGTGGACAAGTTGGGATGGTGATTGAGATGTATAGAAACTGTGGTGGCTTTTTCCAACTACTGCAAGAGTCAATTGAAACGACACTTGAGGAAAGAGAtttggagaaaagagagaatggGGAATTGTTTGAAATGAAGGTGGCTTTGAAACTTGGGAGAAGCTTATCACAACTCAGAGAACTTGCTAGAAAGTCAGCTTCTTCCCGTGTAGACGAATTCGCAAGCAAACTTTTCTAGTTTTGGATATTTCGTACATagttaattgaattttttgattTGTCAATTGTTTATAACTTAATTTATTCTTTGTACAATCTTCtaacataggaaaaaaaagctTAATTCTCCAATTTTGTATTAGCTACTTGTGCAAAATGAGTTTGCaaatatgtatgtattttcTCAGTTTCTCATTTTCTTGCACATATTATATAATAACTTGAATTTCCTATAGCCAGTTGttgaaaatttaagttgcaGACACAAATAACTTTACGACCGCAGCACAAGAATATGCATGTATGTATTTTCTTAGTTTCTCACTTTCTagcatataataaaataaaaattggacgCAAGACCTAAATTATTGAATTagtgaatttgaaatttagaggactCAATTAAAGAAAGGTAAAGCTAAAAGATTGAAGTGAATTTCAATCAAACTTGGAGGAtataatttgcattttagcatttttttttattggctaaTTTGGTagtttatttttgaaacacaaattaaaattagtgCATTGAATAGTGCACTTTTAAGGGCATCTGAGTTCCCTTATTTTAATTACAGTTTATTTGCTATGTATTCATGTTTTAATGAAACTAACTTATAatctcatgcatatgcatgaaatatatttacaaataagCATTACTAAATGTATATTAAATTTTACTTAGTTTACAAAtaatgtttatatatttaaaaatataaaaaaactacttataaaacaaaatataaatttatttgaaataaataaaaaaatcatttaaattgttatccatgaaattttcaattttagtttgttCGACCACTGTCagtataataataatctataagaaaaaatattgatagcaaatgttataaattttcagtttgctAGAGTTTAGTttagatttaaatttaaattctattttcattatttatttaattttccccAATCCCCATGGCCAACAATCATGTTAATACCTTATCAAAGTCAAACCaaacatttctttttccttcttatttatttattttcactctttggtttttgtactaaTAACTCACCTggaacaataattaaaaaaaatacatggaacatgtgatgcaaaattagacaccaattgaaaatctaaattttgactttatatatataccaatGTGTAACCCCGTGCATATGCATGggtataatattaattaaaaataatcacaattacatggttcaaattataactttttttagaagaggttaaaattatacatggtattagtttacactttttttaaaccatatatttctaaaatatgtaatgatttctcatatatatatatatatatatatatgatttagaatttcaTTAGATTTAGAATTTTTGGTTTTCGCAtccaataaacttttttttttagaatactaagtattttaacacatatgcacggagagaggagagaaagttttttaaagaaacttacaataGTGTATATCCAAAAAGACCTGcatccaataattcacttgccataaaaattaaaaaatttagatggatatgtggtgcaaaattaaactccaattgaaatccaatttagaacctaattggatttggacttttccatttttatacttaataattcacttggtacaaaaattaaaaattagatgagacacgtggcacaaaattgagaatcaaattaatatatatatatatatatatatgtatgtgtatatatatatatatatatatatatatttatatataaaaactagATTGTAATCCATACTTATGTACGGAAACATTCAAATAGTGATGATGCTAAACTTATCTTACCTAAGTGTGCAAGGTGATCATACAAATTACAAAGTACTTcacaaaacaattttcttattttgccAATTAATCAACAACTGTTTAAGCAATCATGCACcaactaaatttatttaaaattaagcaTGAAGAAACATAACCATATAATTGAAAATCATGATAATTATCACTACTATTTGGAGAGTATGTCCCTAAATATGAAGCGACGTTAACTGACGAAAATAGTTGAATTAGGCTCCTTGCAACTGGTAGCTGCCTTCTCTCTAATTCTATCTGACGTGATCTTCCTACTCCACATCATCATTAAGGGATGCAAATGCAGATAAGAAAAAGAACGATCAAAAATATTACTTTGGAAAGGAATTCATGGTCTAAGCTAAAGATAGAATGAAACATAGAAACTCATATGGTCTAGGCAAACTTGATAAACCAAAGGCCAAGACCGTTTACCTCTTGCTTATCACatattatctttaaaaaaaaaaaattcagattatTATTGAACGTAAAATCTATTGAAATCATAACAGGTTACCATGAGAAAGCTCTTGTTGGCAAGGGGACTATCTCCAGAAAATTAACTCCatcttaatttaataaaaactggtaataacaaaatataatcaATGCTAATAGGTATTTGCTTTGATGAACATTTGTATGTACTTAATTAAGACATTAAGAGTTATTGCAAATGAAATCAAGAGATAATCCTAttcaaaaattgaaggaaaattattgaatacttcgggagtaccataaatacgtaCTCCCCATTCTCATATGAATTGTGGGtttcaccataaatttaattagtgagacccactattttgtgaaaaaagggagtacgcatttatgatattCAGGGAATATCCAATAATTACCCAAAATTGAAAAGCAAAACCAAGTCCACTCAACTATCAAAAGAAATATCATACCATCTTACACACCCCTTGACCACAGAGAGAACAAAAATACCTAAACGAAAAAAGCATAACCCGTTACATGCAACTTCAAACAGATTATATattcaataataatttcatatttaatttaattaaaaaaaggataatATATAAGCAGCAAAAAAAGAACTTTAAGGTTGAATGTGTTTTTCCAAACCCCTTACAGATAGCAAAGTTTACGTataaatttttatcaataataatcatcgtactaaaaataaattaacagtGTTTTGTTACCGAAAATAACCTGCCCTAttttctttctgaaattttattatctccacatcttgttttgatcccTACAAAACAGGAAATCAAGAAAACAGAAAACgacataaaatttttatttttttagaag
The Quercus lobata isolate SW786 chromosome 10, ValleyOak3.0 Primary Assembly, whole genome shotgun sequence DNA segment above includes these coding regions:
- the LOC115962974 gene encoding probable F-box protein At4g22030, translating into MASVLLLPSSSSSCCCSRKINAAIHVPNLPKLSLSLPKIPMRNLGEELNIRDGFINTIPVEKINDRSHNSSTNIVTTQLYALLAAVADRVEMHANIGEQRDNWNTLLLNSINMITLTAATMAGVAATAGGIGMPLLALKLSSTLLYSAATGMLLIMNKIQPSQLAEEQRNATRLFKQLQSQIQTLLAIGTPTQEDVKEVMEKVLALDKAYPLPLLGAMLEKFPAKFEPAVWWPKNQVLQKKNFLHEGKQCDNGWSEELEMEMREIVKVVEREDIEDYVRLGNLALKINKTLAISGPLLTGIAALGSAFVGNGSWAPIVAVAAGALASTVNAFEHGGQVGMVIEMYRNCGGFFQLLQESIETTLEERDLEKRENGELFEMKVALKLGRSLSQLRELARKSASSRVDEFASKLF